The window ACACACATCCATGCTCCAGTTCCCCGAGCCCGTTCGTATTGACGCGCGTCGGCACATCGGGATGCTGTTCCTTTACATGGCGGAGAACGCTGATCACCGTATCCAGACGGATCAGCGGCTCGCCGAAGCCGCAGCAGACCACCTCGCTCACGTATTCCCACGGCAGACGGTCAAGCTCCGCCGTAATCTCTTCCACACTTGGGTCACGTTCAAGCCACAGCGAGGACTCCTGTGCCATCTCCTTCATGCCGCGCAGACAAAAAACGCAGTCACAGTTACAGGAATTTGTGATGTTGACGTAAATGGCACGCCGCCCCTCCGGCAGCGCTCTGAAGCTCTCCGCGACGGAAAGATAGCGTCCACCCGCATGGGTCGCATATACAATCATAAGATACTCCTATCATACACAGAAATGAGAAAAGCTGCCGCAATGCGGCAGCTTATTCGGTTGGTTCTTTTACAGTGTTGTGAGTTCTCCCATAAACTCCTCGAACGGAAGCCCATGATTCCACGGCAGATCCAGTTCCTCCGCATAGGTGAGGCAATGCCCGATAAAGTCCGCCGCACGCGGTACGCCCTCTGTGAGAGGAATCCCGCGTACCAGTGCCGCCGCTATGATCGCAGAAAACGCATCCCCCGCCCCCGAGCGGTCACGCCCGACCTTCGGATTGTCAAAGGACTGCCCAGCCCCATCCGCATAGAGGTAGGTACGCACATTTTCACCCGCATGAAGCCCCGTGATGATGACCGTACGCGGTCCCATCGCCGCGATTGCCGCCGCCATCTGTGCGAGCTCCCCATCCGTCACAGCCCCGTCCGTCGGATAGGAAATGCCGAGCAGCTGACACGCCTCCGTGAGATTCGGTGTCACCACGTCCGCCTGTGGGAGGAGCTGGCGCATCTTCGCGCAGAGTGCGGGCGTATAGGAGGAGTAAAGGCTGCCGTTGTCCCCCATCACAGGATCGACAACAACCTTCGTATTTCGCTGTTTGAATCGTGCGATACATTCCAACACGACCTCGATCTGACGCTCCGAGCCGAGAAACCCGGTCAGGATCGCATCAAATTCGAGCGCATTCGCCGCCCAGTTTTCCATATAGGGGCGCATCCGCTCCGTATAGTCGTCAAGATAGTGGTTCGGAAAGCCCGTATGCACCGAGAGAATCGCCGTCGGAAGCGGACACGCCTGCACGCGCAGCGCGGAGATCAGCGGCAGCTGCACCGTTACCGAGCACCGCCCAAATCCCGTGATGTCGTTGATGAGGGCGATTCGTTTCTGCCGCGCCATCAGCGGTTATCCACCCGTTCCGGTACGCGGTCGTGCATGGAAAGACGCGCCCACGCGAGTTCCTCGTACTTCGTCCCCGGCATCCCATAGTTCGCGTAGGGATCGATCGAGATGCCGCCGCGCGGCAGAAACTTCCCCTGCACCTCGATGTATTTCGGCTGCATCAGTCGAATAAGGTCACGCATAATGACGTTCACCACATCCTCATGGAAGTCGCCGTGGTTACGAAAACTCACGAGATAGAGTTTCAGTGACTTACTCTCGACCATGCGCTCGGCGGGCATATAGGAGATGTAGATCGTCCCGTAGTCCGGCTGCCCCGTAATCGGACAGAGCGTCGTGAACTCGGGACAGTTGAACCGCACCCAGTAGTCATGATCCGTATGGCGGTTCTGAAAGGTCTCCAGTGCTTCGGGCGCATAGTCGTACCCGTAGTCCGTCCGCTGCTGTCCGAGAAGCGTCAGCCCCTCTGCTGTCTTTTCTCTTGCCATTACATCCCCAAGAATTTCTTTTCAAATACATCCTGCGGCTCGGGACGACCGAAGAGATAGCCCTGTATCGTGTCCGTCTTACAGATCTTCACAAGACAGTCATACTCATCCTGCTTCTCTACGCCCTCAATGCAGGTCGTCATACCGATGCTGTGACACAGATCCACCGTGTACTCCACGAGCTTCTGATCGAAGTGATTTTCAAGAATCCGCATGACAAACGCACGATCAATCTTTACGATGTCGCAATTCAGATTTTTCAGTGAGGAAAGCGAGGAATATCCCGTACCGAAGTCGTCCATGGCGATCTTGATCCCGTGGCTGCGGAATATATCAAACTGCGCATTGACAAACTTCAGATCACTGACGATCTTGCTCTCCGTCAGTTCAAGCACAACGGAATCCGCCGGCATATCGTGCCGGTGCAGACAGTCCTCCACGAACTCAAGAAAGGAGAGATCCTTGATCTGCTCATAGCTCATGTTGACGCTCATGTGGAAGTTCGGAATGCGCTGCCGCCACTCCTTGCAGACGCGCAGCGCCTGCTCAAAGATCCAACGTCCGACAGGAACGATCATCTTCGTTTCCTCAAGGATCCTGATGAACTCCATCGGAGCGACCATGCGCCCCTTGCTGTTCTTCCAACGGAGCAGCGTCTCCGCGCCCACAACGTGCTGATCATCCCCCGCCACCTGCGGCTGAAAGTAGAGTTCGAAGTTGCGGCACCCCGCCTTGACATCCTGGAGAATCTGCTCCTGTATCGTCAGGGAACGCAGCCAGCGGTTGTAGACCTCCTTCGAGAACTCGTTGAGACGGTTCTTGCCGCCCGATTTTGCCGCATCAAGCGCCGCCTGTGCGTATTTATGCAAGACGAGCGGATCGCGCGCCGACTGCGGATAGAACACCATACCTGCCGATACGGTGACAATATACTGCCGTCCGTCATAGACCTGCGGATGGGCAAACTCGCGCTGGACACGGATGAAGAACTCTGTCAGCATCTCCGCATCTGCATCGGGATAGATCAGACCGAACTCGTCGCCGTCGAGGCGATAGAGCGAGAGCCTGCGCGGGATGTTCTGCAGAATGCGCTCCGAAATCCGGCGCAGGATGATGTCGCCGATCTCGTGGTTGAACGCCTCGTTGACCGTGCGGAAGTTGTCAATTCCCATGACGAGAAGACCGCCGCCGCCGCCCGTTTCACGCGCCTCACGCAGCGCCGCGCCGAGATCCTCGGTGAACTGATAGCGGTTAAAAAGCCCTGTGACCGAATCCGCCGCATTGCGACGTGCCAGCTGACTGATCGTCCCAACGAAGAGATTCGGCGTTCCATCCTCGGACGTGCCGATCCGCCCCTTGAGCCGCAGCCACGAGAAATCTCCCTTTGCATCCCGCATACGGAAATCGATCTGCCGATCCCGCCCATCCGCCAGATTTGTAAGCGATGAAAAGAGTTCTGCCAGGGGCTTGCGATCCCGTATATAGACGAGAGGATCGAGTATCCCCGCAATATGCTCGATCGTTTCTGCGGGAAGATCATACATCTGAACGAAGGCCGGCGATGCAAGACAGACATCGTTCACCGCATCCATCATAAAGGCATAATCGGAGGTCGTATTCTTCATCAAATCAAAGATGGGTTTATGCTGTCTGAGCACCGGACTCAATGCAACTCTCTTCTTCCCGCTCATATTCCCCTGCCTCGCTTCTCTCATATTTCCTGATACAAGATATAAAATCCCTTTTTACACGATTATATACCTTTTCTGCCCTGCGTGCAACCAAACAATCCCCCGCTCATACCTTCTCAAAATTAATTTAGGATTTTTTTCCTAATCTCACTTGAAAAAGCGATGTATTTTGTTTATGATAGATACTCCAATCTGTACATATGCGAGGAGATGTAAATATGAATATGATCGAACTAACCGGCGAAACATTTGACGCCGAAGTATTGGAAGCCGATCGGCTTGTCATTGTTGATTTTTGGGCAACGTGGTGTACGCCCTGCCGTATGCTGACACCGATTCTGGAGGAAGTTGCCGAGGAGCATCCGGAATTTAAGATCTGCAAAATCAACGTGGATGAGGCACAGGAAATTGCCGAGAGATACGGTGTCATGAGTATGCCCATTCTCATCTTCTTCGAAAACGGAGAGATTGTGGACGAGTCCATCGGTCTGATCTCAAAGGAGCAGCTGCTGGAACTCCTGCCAAAATAAGGAAAGCGCTGCGTTGATCGGCACTTCCCAAACAAAAGGCTGCTGTACGAAGCGAAACCACTTCGTACAGCAGCCTTTTACCGTCTATGAAT of the Selenomonas dianae genome contains:
- a CDS encoding TatD family nuclease-associated radical SAM protein produces the protein MIVYATHAGGRYLSVAESFRALPEGRRAIYVNITNSCNCDCVFCLRGMKEMAQESSLWLERDPSVEEITAELDRLPWEYVSEVVCCGFGEPLIRLDTVISVLRHVKEQHPDVPTRVNTNGLGELEHGCVFAERFVGLLDTVSISLNASNAERYLALTRSKFGISSYEAMLAFAEHCKHYVPKVVLTVVEKVEDAEEIERCRKICAQRGLTLRVRTYENS
- a CDS encoding pyridoxamine kinase, producing the protein MARQKRIALINDITGFGRCSVTVQLPLISALRVQACPLPTAILSVHTGFPNHYLDDYTERMRPYMENWAANALEFDAILTGFLGSERQIEVVLECIARFKQRNTKVVVDPVMGDNGSLYSSYTPALCAKMRQLLPQADVVTPNLTEACQLLGISYPTDGAVTDGELAQMAAAIAAMGPRTVIITGLHAGENVRTYLYADGAGQSFDNPKVGRDRSGAGDAFSAIIAAALVRGIPLTEGVPRAADFIGHCLTYAEELDLPWNHGLPFEEFMGELTTL
- the queF gene encoding preQ(1) synthase, with product MAREKTAEGLTLLGQQRTDYGYDYAPEALETFQNRHTDHDYWVRFNCPEFTTLCPITGQPDYGTIYISYMPAERMVESKSLKLYLVSFRNHGDFHEDVVNVIMRDLIRLMQPKYIEVQGKFLPRGGISIDPYANYGMPGTKYEELAWARLSMHDRVPERVDNR
- a CDS encoding sensor domain-containing protein, whose protein sequence is MSGKKRVALSPVLRQHKPIFDLMKNTTSDYAFMMDAVNDVCLASPAFVQMYDLPAETIEHIAGILDPLVYIRDRKPLAELFSSLTNLADGRDRQIDFRMRDAKGDFSWLRLKGRIGTSEDGTPNLFVGTISQLARRNAADSVTGLFNRYQFTEDLGAALREARETGGGGGLLVMGIDNFRTVNEAFNHEIGDIILRRISERILQNIPRRLSLYRLDGDEFGLIYPDADAEMLTEFFIRVQREFAHPQVYDGRQYIVTVSAGMVFYPQSARDPLVLHKYAQAALDAAKSGGKNRLNEFSKEVYNRWLRSLTIQEQILQDVKAGCRNFELYFQPQVAGDDQHVVGAETLLRWKNSKGRMVAPMEFIRILEETKMIVPVGRWIFEQALRVCKEWRQRIPNFHMSVNMSYEQIKDLSFLEFVEDCLHRHDMPADSVVLELTESKIVSDLKFVNAQFDIFRSHGIKIAMDDFGTGYSSLSSLKNLNCDIVKIDRAFVMRILENHFDQKLVEYTVDLCHSIGMTTCIEGVEKQDEYDCLVKICKTDTIQGYLFGRPEPQDVFEKKFLGM
- the trxA gene encoding thioredoxin — protein: MNMIELTGETFDAEVLEADRLVIVDFWATWCTPCRMLTPILEEVAEEHPEFKICKINVDEAQEIAERYGVMSMPILIFFENGEIVDESIGLISKEQLLELLPK